In Pseudomonadaceae bacterium SI-3, the sequence GCTATCTACCCTCGGCGGACGGCGCTTTGCTGTTGACACGCATAATGGATGGCTACGGACTGTTGTTCGAACAAGACAGCCAAGGTAATGAACGCCAGCTGGCGATGGAATTCAGCCGTTGCCGCCAACTTGCTGCCGGCGAGCGACACTTTTACTGCATAGCAGGCTCGTCGGGCCTGACGCCTGCCGTGTTAGCAATCGACAGGGTTACCAGCTGCATCGAAATGCTCGCCGGAGGCGAACAGCCTTTGGCGGCCGATCAGTTGTCGTGCCCCCAGGCGTTCAGTTTCGCTACCGGGCAAGGCGAGGTGGCGCACGCATTTTTCTACCCGCCGAGCAATGCACAGTGCCAAGGTCCTTCACAAGAACAGCCATCGCTCGTGGTGTTCATGCATGGCGGGCCTACGTCCGCCAGCTACCCGGTCTTCGATCCGCGCATCCAATATTGGACTCAGCGCGGTTTCGCCGTGGCTGATATCAACTACCGCGGCAGCAGCGGTTTCGGGCGTGCTTATCGTCAGCAGTTGCGAGGCGAATGGGGTGTGATCGAAGTGGAAGACGCCTGCGCCGCGGTACAGGCGCTCGCCACGAACGGCCAGATCGATCCGACGCGAACGTTCATCCGGGGTTCGAGCGCGGGCGGTTACAGCGCGCTCTGCGCACTGGCTGCTAATGCTGATTTTAGCGGCGGTGCCAGCCTCTACGGCGTCAGTGATCCGTTGGCGTTGCGCCGGGTTACGCACAAGTTTGAAGCCGATTATCTGGATTGGCTGATAGGCGATCCAGAGCTCTACGCCGAGCGCTACCGGCAGCGGACGCCGTTACTCAATGCGGGGCTGATTCGGGTGCCGGTGGTCTTCTTTCAAGGCGGGCAAGACGCGGTGGTGCTACCCGAGCAGACCGAGTCCATGGTTGCCGCTCTGCGCGAACGAGGCGTGACAGTCGAATATTGTTTTTATCCAGAAGAGCGCCACGGCTTCCGGCAGGCGACCAACCTGGCCGATGCGCTGGAGCGGGAATGTCGCTTCTATCCGGAGCTTCTTCGCTGAGCCGGCTGGCATTCATGGCCGTATGCACCGTTGTGGATTGCTTTGATCGTAGAAAACAGTAGGCTTGGCGAACGTAACAAAATAATAACTATAGGCCGTTGTATGAGCCCCAATCTTAGTCTGCAGCGCAAATTCGTTTCCCCCGAGATCGTGTTTGGTGCGGGTTGTCGGCACAGTGCTGGCAACTACGCGAAGAACTTTGGCGCACGCAAGGTGCTGCTGGTTTCCGACCCAGGTGTGGTTGCCGCAGGGTGGATCGGCGACGTCCAGGCAAGCCTGACCCGCCAGGACATTGACTACCATCTGTTTACCCAGGTCTCGGCCAATCCTCGTTCCGAGGAAGTGATGCTGGGCGCTGAGGTCTATCGCAACGAAGGCTGCAACGTCATCGTCGCGGTAGGCGGTGGCAGCCCGATGGACTGCGCCAAGGGCATCGGTATTGCGGTCGCACATGGTCGCAACATCATTGAATTCGAAGGCGTCGACACGCTGCGCGTGCCGAGCCCGCCGCTGATTCTGATCCCAACCACGGCCGGCACCTCCGCAGATGTTTCGCAGTTCGTGATCATCTCCAACCAGACCGAGCGGATGAAGTTTTCCATCGTCAGCAAGGGCGCCGTACCCGATGTGTCGCTGATCGATCCGGAAACGACCCTCAGCATGGATCCGTTCCTCTCGGCCTGTACCGGCATTGATGCGCTGGTGCATGCCATCGAAGCCTTCGTCTCGACCGGCAACGGGCCGCTGACCGACCCGCACGCATTGGAAGCGATGCGCCTCATCAATGGTCATCTAGTGCAGATGATCGCCAATCCGGCAGATATCGAGCTGCGCGAGAAAATCATGCTCGGCAGCATGCAGGCCGGGCTGGCGTTTTCCAATGCGATTCTCGGTGCAGTGCATGCGATGTCCCATAGCCTTGGCGGCTATCTCGACCTCCCGCATGGCTTGTGCAACGCAGTGTTGGTCGAGCATGTAGTGGCGTTCAATTACAGCGCTGCGCCCGAGCGTTTCAAAATTGTGGCGCAAACATTCGGCATCGATACGCGCGGCATGACCCATGCGCAGATTCGCGATGGTCTGGTCGCTCATCTGGTTCAGCTCAAGCAAGCCATTGGTTTCAACGAAACGCTGGGGTTGCATGGCGTGAATCTTTCGGACATCCCTTTCCTGTCGCGGCACGCTATGCAGGACCCCTGCATCCTGACCAATCCTCGCTCGTCGACCCAGCGCGACGTCGAAGTGGTATATGCCGAAGCACTCTGAGCAGGACGACGCTCTCGCTGGCCTGCTTGGGCTTGGCACGCATTCGGCTCGTAAAAGTCACTATCCAGAACTGGTTGCGCGCCTCGAAGAGCTGGAAGCCGAGCGCAATCGCTACAAATGGCTGTTCGAACATGCAGTGCATGGCATCTTTCAAGCCAGCCTGCAGGAAGGCATCCGCGCGGCCAATCCCGCATTGGCAGGTATGCTCGGCTACGACAGCCCCTCGGACGCGCTCTGGGGGCTAACCGATCTATCGCATCATCTATTCGTCGGCGGTGAGGAAGAGCTGAACCGCATCCGCCGCATTCTTAGTGATCAACGGGGCCTGTTTGGCTATGAGACCCGCTTGCGTCGCAAGGACGGTAGCGCGATCGACGTAATAATGAACTTGCTGCTCAAACCGGATGAAGATGGTTTGGTCGAGGGTTTCGTTGCCGATATCACCGAGCGCAAATTGGCTCAGCTGCGGTTGCTGCAGCTCAACGAGCAGTTGGAACAGCGCGTCGCCGAACGAACTGTCGAACTGCGCAAGGCCCGTGATGCAGCCGAGGCGGCCAACCAAAGCAAGGACAAGTATCTAGCGGCGGCCAGCCACGATCTGTTGCAGCCGCTCAACGCGGCGCGCCTGTTGATATCGACCTTGCGCGAGCGGAGTTTGCCCGGCGCGGAACGGAATCTCGTCGAGCGAGCGCATCAGGCGCTGGAAGGTGCGGAAGATTTACTCACCGACTTGCTGGACATTTCCAAGCTCGATCAACGAGCGATCAAGCCGGACATCGAGGTGTACCGTCTGGATGAAGTGCTGCTGCCGCTGGTTTCCGAATTCCAATCGGTGGCGGAATCGGAAGGTCTTGGCTTCGACCATTACATCCCGGCGTATGCGCTGCGCACCGGCTGCGGCATCGAGGCGGATCAGATGCAGTCAATCTTTCTGGAATTCAACCAACTGGGCGTTCAGCGCGCCGCTGAACGCGCGGGGGTCGGCCTGGGACTAGCCATCGTCGACCGGATCGCCACCATGCTCGACTACCACATACATGTTCGCTCGCAGCCGGGTCGCGGCTCGGTATTCAGCATTGAC encodes:
- a CDS encoding hybrid sensor histidine kinase/response regulator, encoding MPKHSEQDDALAGLLGLGTHSARKSHYPELVARLEELEAERNRYKWLFEHAVHGIFQASLQEGIRAANPALAGMLGYDSPSDALWGLTDLSHHLFVGGEEELNRIRRILSDQRGLFGYETRLRRKDGSAIDVIMNLLLKPDEDGLVEGFVADITERKLAQLRLLQLNEQLEQRVAERTVELRKARDAAEAANQSKDKYLAAASHDLLQPLNAARLLISTLRERSLPGAERNLVERAHQALEGAEDLLTDLLDISKLDQRAIKPDIEVYRLDEVLLPLVSEFQSVAESEGLGFDHYIPAYALRTGCGIEADQMQSIFLEFNQLGVQRAAERAGVGLGLAIVDRIATMLDYHIHVRSQPGRGSVFSIDVPLVAVPWESVSEAPLMMPMMGDPLPGRRLLVLDNDLSILHSMAALLGQWGCEVLVASDEAAALAALNELPPELILADYHLDQGATGWNVAQALRVHFGVPIPVVMITADRSDQCRRQLQGVGVPVLNKPVKAGKLRSILSYLLYRNEQSR
- a CDS encoding alcohol dehydrogenase; amino-acid sequence: MSPNLSLQRKFVSPEIVFGAGCRHSAGNYAKNFGARKVLLVSDPGVVAAGWIGDVQASLTRQDIDYHLFTQVSANPRSEEVMLGAEVYRNEGCNVIVAVGGGSPMDCAKGIGIAVAHGRNIIEFEGVDTLRVPSPPLILIPTTAGTSADVSQFVIISNQTERMKFSIVSKGAVPDVSLIDPETTLSMDPFLSACTGIDALVHAIEAFVSTGNGPLTDPHALEAMRLINGHLVQMIANPADIELREKIMLGSMQAGLAFSNAILGAVHAMSHSLGGYLDLPHGLCNAVLVEHVVAFNYSAAPERFKIVAQTFGIDTRGMTHAQIRDGLVAHLVQLKQAIGFNETLGLHGVNLSDIPFLSRHAMQDPCILTNPRSSTQRDVEVVYAEAL
- a CDS encoding S9 family peptidase; the encoded protein is MTKTAIPYGFWPSDWTAEDAASASCDFAELRAGHGGVFWVQYDPADVRSTLWYWHARGLRSLTPPGFSLRSRVYEYGGGAFCLTDAGVAFVNEQDQQIYLQGLSTDAATPPIALTDDDACRYGDLQFDTRQRAILAVEETAEEARSEHRLVSVSLVDGSRSVLIEGSDFYSSPTLDATGQRLAWIEWQRPEQPWTSTSLWIAERTENDRWGAPRCLAGAAGNESLQQPRFAPDGALYCLTDREGWWQPWRMQDDSLVPVTGAAAAGCDHAPAPWQLGTVSYLPSADGALLLTRIMDGYGLLFEQDSQGNERQLAMEFSRCRQLAAGERHFYCIAGSSGLTPAVLAIDRVTSCIEMLAGGEQPLAADQLSCPQAFSFATGQGEVAHAFFYPPSNAQCQGPSQEQPSLVVFMHGGPTSASYPVFDPRIQYWTQRGFAVADINYRGSSGFGRAYRQQLRGEWGVIEVEDACAAVQALATNGQIDPTRTFIRGSSAGGYSALCALAANADFSGGASLYGVSDPLALRRVTHKFEADYLDWLIGDPELYAERYRQRTPLLNAGLIRVPVVFFQGGQDAVVLPEQTESMVAALRERGVTVEYCFYPEERHGFRQATNLADALERECRFYPELLR